The following proteins are co-located in the Dyadobacter chenwenxiniae genome:
- a CDS encoding DUF5777 family beta-barrel protein: MKLLRLMLMLTCSTTVLYAQDDLLSELSKQDSMVTVPVSATFKSTRVVNGHSVETMKKKHLDFRISHRFGRLNSGAYQFFGLDQATMRMGFEYGVTDDFMIGVGRSTSQKVYDFFGKLKVLKQSEGARSIPVSVTLFGGTGVATVNKELEFQDKLYYSAQVLIARKFGERLSLQLSPTFLHRNKPEVLGDEKVLLALGIGGRFKLSKRVSLNGEYFYTAREKNTVTAPYYDSMSFGVDIETGGHVFQLHFTNSLGMIEKQFIGETTGTWGKGDIHYGFNISRTFSFDKKNKKAAN, from the coding sequence ATGAAATTACTCCGCCTAATGCTCATGTTGACTTGTTCAACAACGGTTCTCTATGCCCAGGATGATCTGCTTAGCGAACTTTCTAAGCAGGATAGCATGGTTACCGTGCCTGTTTCTGCCACTTTTAAATCCACGCGCGTCGTCAACGGACATTCCGTTGAAACGATGAAAAAGAAGCATCTGGATTTTCGTATTTCACACCGTTTCGGCCGGCTCAATTCGGGTGCTTACCAGTTTTTCGGACTGGATCAGGCCACGATGCGGATGGGTTTTGAATACGGGGTGACGGACGATTTTATGATCGGGGTTGGCAGGAGCACTTCGCAAAAGGTTTATGATTTTTTTGGTAAACTAAAAGTGCTGAAACAAAGCGAGGGTGCTAGGAGCATTCCGGTTTCGGTAACACTTTTCGGTGGGACCGGGGTTGCGACGGTGAATAAGGAGCTGGAATTTCAGGATAAATTGTATTACTCCGCCCAGGTGCTCATTGCCCGGAAATTTGGAGAAAGGCTTTCATTGCAGCTTTCACCCACATTCCTGCACCGCAACAAGCCCGAAGTTTTAGGGGATGAAAAAGTGTTGCTGGCGCTTGGCATTGGCGGAAGGTTCAAACTATCCAAACGCGTTTCTTTGAACGGAGAGTACTTTTACACAGCACGTGAGAAAAACACCGTCACAGCCCCTTACTATGATTCCATGTCGTTCGGGGTGGACATTGAGACGGGCGGCCATGTATTCCAATTGCATTTTACCAATTCGCTGGGGATGATCGAAAAGCAATTTATTGGCGAAACAACCGGCACCTGGGGCAAGGGTGACATTCATTACGGGTTCAACATTTCCCGCACATTCAGTTTTGACAAAAAGAATAAGAAGGCAGCTAACTGA
- a CDS encoding RNA polymerase sigma factor — protein MPEYTSAVLIELLDGCLKKNRRSQELLYKQFYGYAMSICLRYTRSREEAKEILNDGFYKVFTKLDTFDSSRSFKTWLSRIMINTALDHYRQEVRRDVFDAVEVADNVTVDETVISKLAHEELMELIQKLTPSYRLVFSLSVIDGYTHEEIADQLNISVGASKSNLSRAREKLREMLSKINIGDYDRVTR, from the coding sequence ATGCCCGAGTATACCTCCGCTGTTCTTATTGAACTACTCGACGGCTGTTTAAAGAAAAACCGCCGCAGTCAGGAGCTGTTGTATAAACAGTTTTACGGCTATGCTATGAGCATCTGTCTGCGCTATACACGCAGCCGGGAAGAGGCGAAAGAAATACTCAACGACGGATTTTATAAGGTTTTTACAAAGCTGGATACATTCGATTCCAGCCGATCATTTAAAACCTGGTTGAGCAGAATTATGATTAATACAGCCCTCGATCATTACAGACAGGAAGTACGCCGGGACGTTTTTGATGCTGTGGAAGTTGCGGACAATGTGACCGTGGATGAAACGGTTATCAGCAAACTCGCGCATGAAGAACTGATGGAGCTGATCCAGAAGCTAACCCCTTCTTACAGACTTGTATTTAGTTTATCAGTAATAGACGGCTATACACACGAAGAGATTGCAGACCAGCTGAATATTTCGGTGGGGGCGTCAAAGTCAAATTTGTCGCGTGCAAGAGAAAAATTGAGAGAAATGTTATCCAAAATAAATATTGGCGATTATGACAGAGTTACCAGATGA
- a CDS encoding acyltransferase family protein has protein sequence MTEKLPHLNIIDSRFLELDALRGLAAIMVVLFHFTINSNGVLLGWEFNYGVTGVDIFFMISGFVIFLTISRVKRWPDFVVSRFARLYPAFWCCMFLTAVVTMYFEPELVSVKRILANLTMASIFFGQENMDQSYWTLLVELVFYFWILVLLILGKIKSIVNVGLAFMVLVVLFHAFSAYYTSFHEFATRKIELLNHFPLFFSGILFYLVRNGNHVRRNSLLILASLLAACFMHYQGGRVQYHVTPSEHYVILAVFHIVFAFAIFGKMGFLNKAPLLFLGKISYCLYLIHQYIGLRLLAMLTDSWQINIYPALVITIAVVVLIAYLVNTFVEIPANMIIRNWYKHRNQKRSHANPSEIAV, from the coding sequence ATGACTGAAAAACTACCCCATCTCAACATTATCGATTCCCGCTTTCTTGAACTGGACGCATTACGCGGACTTGCAGCCATTATGGTTGTGCTTTTTCACTTCACCATTAATTCTAATGGTGTATTATTAGGATGGGAATTCAATTACGGAGTAACCGGCGTTGATATCTTCTTCATGATCAGCGGATTTGTGATCTTTCTAACGATATCAAGAGTAAAGCGGTGGCCCGACTTTGTGGTTTCCCGGTTTGCAAGGCTCTATCCGGCTTTCTGGTGCTGCATGTTCCTGACAGCCGTTGTAACCATGTATTTCGAACCTGAGTTAGTCAGTGTGAAAAGGATTTTGGCGAACCTGACCATGGCCTCTATATTTTTCGGACAGGAAAACATGGATCAATCGTACTGGACATTGTTGGTGGAGCTGGTTTTCTATTTCTGGATACTCGTACTACTTATATTGGGGAAAATCAAAAGCATTGTAAATGTAGGTCTTGCATTCATGGTCTTGGTTGTTCTTTTTCACGCTTTTTCGGCATATTACACTAGTTTTCATGAATTTGCCACCAGAAAAATAGAGCTGCTGAATCACTTTCCGCTTTTCTTTTCAGGGATACTTTTTTATCTGGTACGTAATGGAAATCATGTGCGCCGGAATTCATTACTGATCCTGGCGAGCCTTCTGGCTGCATGTTTCATGCATTATCAGGGCGGCAGAGTACAATATCATGTGACGCCGTCGGAGCATTATGTGATCCTCGCCGTGTTTCATATTGTTTTTGCATTTGCAATATTTGGCAAAATGGGCTTCCTTAACAAAGCACCACTGCTTTTCCTTGGCAAGATATCGTATTGCCTCTATCTGATCCATCAGTACATTGGTCTGCGTTTGCTGGCCATGCTCACTGATTCCTGGCAGATTAATATTTATCCTGCACTCGTCATTACCATTGCGGTGGTGGTGCTGATCGCGTATCTGGTCAATACATTCGTAGAGATCCCGGCCAACATGATCATTCGAAATTGGTATAAACACAGGAACCAGAAGCGCTCGCATGCCAATCCCAGCGAAATCGCCGTATAA
- a CDS encoding glycoside hydrolase family 2 TIM barrel-domain containing protein: MHRFYRYWFGLLTAFLLLHTFKSHAQAVPEWQDPQVFSVNTEKPHADFIPYPNEKSALLMDKKASSVRSLNGTWKFKWASHPSKAVPNFFDPNMQDAGWDNIPVPSNWQVTGVHEGRKYDRPISNNKQPFKATPPRVNADTNAVGMYRTTFTVSDDLKSKEIFLQFGGVQSACYVWLNGVAIGYHEDGMTPFEFDITEDVKSGLNHLAVQVINWSDGSYLEKQDYWRLSGIFRNVNLLVRPKVVLTDFSVRTILDANYEHATLKLSAFVKNFTEQAIHAHQVLFTLYDANKSVVVTPVSQMLGKLDPAKEGAVRVDIPIPNPVKWTAETPYLYTLLIQLMNSDGKVIEATSQPVGFREVKMKGGHLLVNGKTITMKGVNRQEVDAETGQTISRETMIRDIILMKQHNINAVKTLHYPNASEWYELCDQYGLYVIDEANIASQNIILADMPQWRSAFLARGSAMIERDKNHPSVIVWSLGSESEKGKNFKDMADYINLADPTRPIDKHPIKQGSFPLNWVNRALRLKKPDGKSYWEYANVNDSTYAGEGLINPDRVPQPALHEVKKVYQYVKFESSDTMRAGEKTVSILNNYDFLPLNVFELVWSVQENGKVIGKPGVINNLNAASRQRQQVSIPYELPATQKPGAEYFLNISIRLKEGTSWAPKGHEVAWQQIALIKPQQAAPALSLYNEKPLRVAQISSGRVAITGQDFAVTFDKKEGMISFKNKKEEMLQTGLYANFWRVPTHHDEFGGAKSYASQWREAGLDTLEVSDSEIKMQRLTSTVYRVSISRTFKSKTGDVDVDNEFIVYATGDIYVKNTFTPTGQWPSLAKVGTQFRMPATFNKTQWYGNGPHQTYADHQTSGKVGLYSGSVADQHTAFLAPQENGNKTNVRWATVTNAEGIGLLAVSDSVFNFNVHDYTDQQLFATRKRGTSLARGSETVVNIDLAQMGIGVDDSLAPHVQTTYLLPARRYSYAFRLRPIDNTSSIEQIAALKLPYTGEESGLALSTSILNDPDDVEDDLAEEEVVTPVKKPVKKAAVRKAPVRKKPVYRKKASRRRRRR; encoded by the coding sequence ATGCACCGCTTCTATCGTTATTGGTTTGGCTTACTGACTGCTTTTTTACTTTTACATACATTCAAATCCCACGCCCAGGCCGTTCCGGAATGGCAGGACCCGCAGGTTTTCAGCGTTAATACGGAAAAACCACACGCTGATTTTATTCCCTATCCCAACGAAAAAAGTGCGCTGCTGATGGACAAAAAAGCGTCGTCGGTTCGCTCGCTGAATGGAACGTGGAAATTCAAATGGGCGTCGCATCCTTCCAAAGCCGTTCCCAATTTTTTTGATCCAAATATGCAGGATGCGGGCTGGGACAACATTCCCGTTCCCTCCAACTGGCAGGTGACCGGGGTGCATGAAGGCCGCAAATACGACCGCCCGATTTCCAATAACAAACAACCTTTTAAAGCAACACCGCCGCGTGTTAATGCCGATACCAATGCTGTGGGCATGTACAGGACCACATTTACGGTTTCGGATGATTTGAAAAGCAAGGAAATATTCTTGCAATTCGGCGGCGTACAATCCGCTTGTTACGTGTGGCTGAATGGCGTCGCGATCGGTTATCACGAGGATGGTATGACGCCTTTTGAGTTTGACATTACAGAAGATGTGAAATCCGGACTGAATCATTTGGCCGTCCAGGTAATCAACTGGTCGGACGGCAGTTATCTCGAAAAACAGGATTATTGGCGGTTATCAGGGATTTTCAGGAATGTGAATTTGCTTGTGCGCCCAAAGGTGGTTCTTACCGATTTTTCAGTCAGGACGATTTTGGATGCAAATTATGAACATGCGACATTGAAACTCAGCGCTTTTGTAAAAAATTTCACAGAGCAGGCCATCCACGCACACCAGGTTTTATTCACCTTATATGATGCCAATAAATCCGTAGTGGTAACGCCGGTCAGCCAAATGTTGGGCAAGCTCGATCCGGCGAAAGAAGGTGCAGTGCGCGTGGATATTCCAATCCCAAATCCTGTTAAATGGACCGCAGAAACGCCTTATTTGTACACATTGTTAATCCAACTGATGAACTCGGATGGAAAAGTGATTGAAGCCACAAGCCAGCCGGTTGGTTTTAGAGAGGTTAAAATGAAAGGCGGCCATTTGCTGGTAAATGGCAAAACAATTACAATGAAGGGCGTTAACAGGCAGGAAGTTGATGCTGAAACGGGGCAGACGATAAGTCGTGAAACAATGATCAGGGACATTATCCTGATGAAGCAGCATAACATTAACGCTGTAAAGACATTACATTACCCGAATGCTTCCGAATGGTACGAACTCTGCGACCAGTATGGCCTTTATGTAATAGACGAAGCCAACATTGCCAGCCAGAACATTATTCTGGCCGATATGCCGCAGTGGCGTTCTGCATTTCTGGCGCGGGGCAGTGCGATGATCGAACGCGATAAAAACCATCCTTCTGTGATCGTTTGGTCGCTGGGTAGTGAATCGGAAAAGGGTAAGAATTTCAAAGACATGGCCGACTACATTAACCTCGCTGACCCTACACGGCCGATCGACAAGCACCCTATAAAACAAGGCAGCTTTCCATTAAACTGGGTTAACAGGGCATTAAGGCTTAAAAAACCGGACGGAAAGTCTTACTGGGAATATGCAAATGTAAACGACAGCACTTACGCGGGCGAGGGCCTCATCAATCCGGATCGTGTGCCGCAACCTGCGCTTCACGAAGTGAAAAAGGTTTATCAGTATGTAAAATTTGAATCGTCCGATACCATGCGTGCGGGTGAAAAAACGGTTAGCATTCTCAATAACTATGATTTTCTTCCATTGAATGTCTTTGAGCTCGTTTGGTCTGTTCAGGAAAATGGTAAGGTAATTGGAAAACCAGGCGTGATCAATAATCTCAATGCGGCGTCCAGGCAGCGCCAGCAGGTTTCCATTCCATATGAACTGCCAGCAACCCAAAAGCCGGGCGCTGAATATTTCCTGAACATCAGCATACGATTGAAAGAGGGCACATCCTGGGCGCCGAAAGGGCATGAAGTTGCCTGGCAGCAGATTGCCCTTATCAAACCGCAGCAAGCAGCACCAGCGCTTAGCCTGTATAATGAAAAACCGCTTCGCGTTGCCCAGATCAGTTCAGGCCGCGTTGCCATTACCGGGCAGGATTTTGCAGTAACTTTTGATAAAAAAGAAGGAATGATTTCTTTCAAAAACAAAAAGGAGGAAATGCTGCAAACGGGACTATATGCCAACTTCTGGCGCGTGCCTACGCATCATGATGAATTCGGCGGCGCAAAAAGTTACGCTTCCCAATGGCGCGAAGCCGGGCTGGATACGCTGGAAGTGTCGGATTCTGAAATTAAAATGCAGCGACTGACTTCAACGGTTTACCGGGTGAGCATTTCGAGAACATTTAAAAGCAAAACGGGTGACGTGGACGTGGATAATGAGTTTATCGTTTATGCCACAGGTGATATTTATGTAAAAAATACATTTACCCCAACCGGCCAATGGCCATCACTCGCAAAAGTCGGAACACAATTCCGGATGCCAGCCACATTCAATAAAACGCAATGGTATGGCAATGGCCCGCACCAAACCTACGCAGACCACCAGACAAGCGGCAAAGTTGGGCTTTATTCAGGAAGCGTCGCAGATCAGCATACAGCCTTTCTAGCGCCTCAGGAGAATGGAAACAAGACAAATGTTCGCTGGGCAACGGTCACGAACGCGGAAGGAATCGGGCTGTTAGCGGTAAGCGATTCGGTTTTCAATTTTAACGTGCATGACTATACGGATCAGCAGCTTTTCGCAACCAGGAAACGTGGGACGTCACTTGCCCGCGGCTCGGAGACCGTTGTGAACATTGACCTTGCGCAAATGGGCATCGGTGTGGATGACAGCCTGGCGCCGCATGTGCAAACGACGTATTTGCTTCCTGCAAGGAGATATAGCTATGCTTTTCGGTTAAGGCCAATTGATAACACGTCGAGCATTGAGCAGATTGCGGCACTTAAGCTTCCCTACACCGGCGAGGAATCCGGCTTAGCGCTGAGTACGAGCATTCTTAATGATCCTGATGATGTCGAAGATGACTTAGCGGAGGAAGAGGTTGTAACTCCGGTTAAGAAACCCGTTAAAAAGGCTGCTGTGCGGAAAGCGCCGGTTCGCAAGAAGCCTGTTTATAGAAAGAAAGCTTCGCGGCGGAGGAGAAGGAGGTAG
- a CDS encoding QcrA and Rieske domain-containing protein: MENVKADKMKRGEFLRSLGLSTSTLMAFYCLGTTMTACGSSDNEPEPEPNPGTGGSGVSGTTTGTAINFTLDLTKDDTKKLKTAGESQVFGDVLVALTTTNQYVALSKICTHQQSTVGYRKAQNDIQCPTHQSEFSLTGAVEQGPATSPLKAYKTTLSTDGNTLTVAA, from the coding sequence ATGGAAAATGTTAAGGCAGACAAAATGAAGCGAGGTGAATTCCTAAGAAGTCTGGGACTAAGTACTTCCACACTCATGGCTTTTTATTGCCTTGGAACAACGATGACGGCCTGCGGATCAAGCGACAACGAACCGGAACCGGAACCGAATCCAGGAACGGGAGGGAGCGGAGTGAGCGGAACGACTACCGGCACCGCGATTAACTTTACATTGGATCTCACGAAGGATGATACAAAAAAGCTTAAAACCGCAGGAGAATCTCAGGTTTTCGGGGACGTTTTAGTGGCTCTCACCACAACGAATCAGTATGTTGCTTTGTCGAAGATTTGTACACATCAGCAGAGCACAGTTGGCTACCGAAAAGCGCAAAACGACATTCAATGCCCTACACACCAGTCGGAATTCTCTCTCACAGGGGCAGTGGAACAAGGCCCGGCAACTTCTCCGTTGAAAGCTTACAAAACCACACTTTCCACCGACGGCAATACATTAACAGTTGCAGCCTAA
- a CDS encoding MutS-related protein — protein METSSKAHRSSQEFFETEKNKAGIAEAAALQNFNQLAIARLLVFFAMIFFLWLWNHQNQPVWGLVAFGLLVIFLISMRRQQAARKLRDFQRNLGIINTDELNRLSFRFTRNDSGFQFQEKDHAYGSDLDIFGDYSLYKLLNRTRTGEGSRRLANWLKNHADVKEIKLRQDAAADFSQHPEMIQSLEATALLHEHAAEQLGDFRKWSTEFMNKDLARLLPFRWISILTVVVAVLFLFSILPAWPLLLCIAVNAVLIARFKAYIESVANRTAALGKTLVSYGEILEIAQSFPYQAQWWLDRKARIEGSGNALKQAGVLFERLDYRNNIFFSLLVGIPTLWDIHCLAGLESWKQNYHDRLADWLDVLADVEAMNSLGGHAFANPDYIAPNVTSSPAFEIDTIAMGHPLIPLDRRISNDFSVAGTGHTILVTGSNMSGKSTFLRTIGLNFVLAQMGAVVSAKTFKCSTVRVFSSMRTQDSLEESTSSFYAELKRLRKLLELADEQGAPPVFYLLDEILKGTNSSDRHRGAEALIRQLHTKQASGLVSTHDLELGEWGATENYVHNFHFRSDVENGELLFDYKLHDGICKSFNASELMRMMGINIDK, from the coding sequence ATGGAAACAAGCAGTAAAGCCCACAGATCATCCCAAGAATTTTTTGAAACTGAGAAAAACAAAGCAGGCATCGCAGAAGCAGCCGCATTGCAGAACTTCAATCAGCTAGCCATTGCCAGATTACTCGTTTTTTTTGCGATGATCTTCTTCCTATGGCTCTGGAATCATCAGAATCAGCCGGTCTGGGGATTGGTTGCATTTGGATTGCTTGTTATTTTCCTCATTTCCATGCGCCGCCAGCAAGCCGCCCGCAAGCTGCGCGATTTTCAGCGAAACCTGGGCATTATCAACACGGATGAGCTCAACAGGCTTTCATTCCGATTTACAAGAAATGATTCCGGGTTTCAGTTCCAGGAAAAGGACCATGCATATGGAAGCGACCTGGACATATTTGGCGATTATTCCCTTTACAAACTTTTAAACCGGACACGCACCGGAGAAGGCAGCCGTCGGCTTGCCAACTGGCTAAAAAACCATGCGGACGTGAAAGAAATAAAGCTTCGGCAGGATGCAGCAGCGGATTTCAGCCAGCATCCGGAAATGATCCAGTCGTTGGAAGCCACAGCATTATTGCATGAGCATGCCGCAGAGCAATTGGGTGATTTCAGGAAATGGTCGACGGAATTTATGAACAAAGATCTGGCGCGCCTGCTTCCCTTTCGCTGGATTAGTATCCTCACTGTTGTTGTTGCCGTCCTCTTCTTATTTTCCATTTTGCCTGCCTGGCCTTTGCTCCTATGCATTGCTGTCAATGCTGTACTGATCGCGCGTTTCAAAGCTTACATTGAATCCGTTGCAAACCGCACGGCGGCACTGGGCAAAACATTGGTTTCCTATGGTGAGATCCTGGAAATTGCACAATCCTTTCCCTACCAGGCGCAATGGTGGTTAGACCGCAAAGCGCGCATTGAAGGTTCCGGCAATGCATTGAAACAAGCCGGTGTGCTTTTCGAGAGACTGGATTATCGGAATAACATCTTTTTCTCGCTGCTTGTAGGCATTCCAACACTTTGGGACATTCACTGTCTCGCCGGACTTGAAAGCTGGAAGCAAAATTACCACGACAGATTAGCCGACTGGCTGGACGTCCTGGCCGACGTGGAAGCCATGAACAGCCTCGGCGGTCATGCATTTGCTAACCCCGACTATATCGCGCCGAACGTTACCAGTTCACCTGCATTTGAAATTGACACGATTGCGATGGGACATCCGCTTATTCCATTGGATAGACGCATCAGCAATGATTTCAGCGTTGCGGGAACGGGCCATACGATTTTGGTAACCGGCTCAAATATGTCAGGCAAAAGCACATTCCTCCGGACAATCGGGTTAAACTTCGTGCTGGCGCAGATGGGCGCCGTGGTGAGTGCCAAGACTTTTAAATGTTCAACCGTCCGTGTTTTCAGCAGCATGCGCACGCAGGATTCGCTTGAAGAAAGCACTTCGTCTTTTTATGCTGAATTAAAAAGATTGCGAAAACTGCTGGAACTGGCCGACGAACAAGGTGCACCGCCTGTTTTCTATCTTTTGGACGAAATCCTGAAAGGGACCAATTCTTCCGACCGCCACCGTGGAGCCGAGGCATTGATCAGACAATTGCATACCAAGCAGGCGTCGGGCCTGGTTTCCACGCACGATCTTGAACTCGGGGAATGGGGCGCAACTGAAAATTATGTTCACAATTTCCATTTCAGATCTGATGTGGAAAATGGCGAATTGCTGTTCGATTATAAGCTGCACGACGGAATTTGCAAGAGTTTCAATGCGTCGGAATTGATGCGGATGATGGGCATCAACATTGACAAATAA
- a CDS encoding YceI family protein, whose amino-acid sequence MKTHLLAMVFVTVLTSALPSRPLLAQGKFATSTGNTKFSSETPLENVNAENKKSQVILNTANNEIAIRMNMREFVFPNKLMQEHFNENYIESTKYPTATFSGKVDNAPDYAKDGQYDVSATGKFTVHGVTKERTIKGKMKIEGGKITINSDFEVPLTDHKIEVPQVVFVKIAQVISVKAQYVLAPR is encoded by the coding sequence ATGAAAACGCATCTGCTAGCCATGGTTTTCGTAACCGTGCTCACTTCCGCTTTGCCTTCCCGGCCGCTTCTGGCGCAAGGAAAGTTTGCGACCTCCACCGGAAATACCAAATTCTCTTCCGAAACACCATTGGAAAATGTGAATGCGGAAAACAAGAAAAGTCAGGTAATTTTAAATACGGCGAACAATGAAATTGCCATCCGAATGAACATGCGCGAGTTTGTTTTTCCAAATAAACTTATGCAGGAGCATTTCAATGAAAACTACATTGAATCGACCAAATATCCGACGGCAACATTCAGCGGAAAGGTGGATAATGCACCCGATTATGCCAAAGACGGCCAGTACGACGTTTCAGCAACAGGAAAATTTACCGTTCACGGCGTGACAAAAGAGCGCACGATAAAAGGCAAAATGAAGATTGAAGGCGGCAAAATTACCATTAACTCCGACTTCGAAGTGCCGCTAACCGATCACAAAATTGAAGTTCCGCAGGTGGTTTTTGTGAAAATAGCCCAGGTTATCAGTGTAAAAGCGCAATATGTGCTGGCTCCGAGGTGA
- a CDS encoding ABC transporter ATP-binding protein: MAKSDTSPDPASPFAVRKISWQGLKTTLDLLRYIRPYRITFIVGLVFLALSTATSLAFPKLVGSIIEVIEGKSPYTINQITLFLFLVLICQAIFSYFRVYLFTKVSELAMTNIRSDVFTKIITLPIAFLEQRRVGELTSRITSDVSQLQGLLSFTLAEVFRQVATLIVGVSILFYTSWKLTLFMLATFPVLVIASVFFGRHQRRLSKKVQDELAAANVVVEETLQSVNVVKAFTNEPLEVNRYQLILKKVVDLSLYAAAFRGGFVSFIIFALFGGIVGVVWYGAGLVQAGEFGLSDLFTFILYTTFIGASISGMGDLYAQINRVIGASERIFEILEEEPEMDLETARNASATPIEGSISYQDVHFSYPSRPDLPVLRGISFQIQAGEKIALVGYSGAGKSTIIQLLMRFYDYQTGHILVDGKPLHEYGLTELRKNIAIVPQEVMLFGGTIYENIAYGKPNATREEIYDAARRAHAREFIETFPEKFDTVVGERGIKLSGGQRQRIAIARAILKDPKILILDEATSSLDAESEKLVQIALDELMKNRTTIVIAHRLATIRKVDMIYVIREGRIAESGTHQQLTLMDNGLYANLIKLQFETAESN, translated from the coding sequence ATGGCCAAAAGTGACACTTCTCCTGACCCGGCATCGCCCTTTGCGGTGCGGAAAATAAGCTGGCAAGGGCTTAAAACGACGCTTGATCTGCTCAGATATATACGGCCCTATCGGATCACATTCATTGTTGGACTGGTATTTCTTGCACTTTCCACGGCTACATCGCTCGCTTTTCCGAAGCTTGTTGGCAGCATTATCGAGGTTATCGAGGGCAAATCGCCTTATACGATCAATCAAATCACGCTTTTCCTGTTTCTTGTGCTGATATGCCAGGCGATATTTTCTTATTTCCGGGTTTATCTTTTTACCAAAGTCAGCGAACTGGCGATGACCAATATCCGGTCAGATGTCTTTACCAAAATCATCACATTACCCATTGCCTTCCTCGAACAGCGGCGCGTAGGCGAACTCACGAGCCGCATTACTTCTGATGTTTCTCAGCTGCAAGGATTACTCTCTTTTACACTGGCAGAGGTTTTCAGGCAGGTTGCCACATTGATCGTGGGTGTTTCCATTCTTTTTTATACTTCCTGGAAACTCACGCTTTTCATGTTGGCCACATTCCCGGTGCTGGTGATCGCTTCCGTATTTTTTGGCCGGCATCAGCGCAGGCTTTCCAAAAAAGTGCAGGATGAGCTGGCTGCGGCCAATGTGGTTGTGGAGGAGACATTGCAGTCTGTTAATGTGGTCAAAGCGTTTACCAATGAGCCGCTGGAAGTGAACCGCTACCAGCTGATCCTTAAAAAAGTGGTGGATCTTTCGCTTTACGCTGCCGCGTTCCGTGGCGGATTTGTTTCGTTTATCATTTTTGCTCTGTTTGGCGGGATTGTTGGCGTAGTCTGGTATGGTGCCGGGCTTGTCCAGGCCGGGGAATTCGGGCTTTCCGATCTTTTTACATTTATTCTTTACACCACATTCATAGGCGCGTCCATCAGCGGAATGGGTGATTTATATGCACAGATCAACCGCGTAATCGGTGCTTCCGAGCGGATTTTCGAGATTTTGGAAGAAGAGCCTGAGATGGATCTGGAAACAGCAAGAAATGCTTCGGCTACGCCAATCGAGGGAAGCATTTCATATCAGGATGTGCATTTTTCCTATCCTTCACGGCCGGATCTTCCTGTTTTAAGAGGAATTTCATTTCAAATTCAGGCAGGGGAGAAAATCGCGTTAGTGGGATACAGCGGTGCCGGAAAGTCTACGATCATTCAGCTGCTCATGCGCTTTTATGATTATCAAACGGGCCATATTCTCGTTGACGGCAAACCACTTCATGAATACGGCCTTACCGAATTACGGAAGAACATTGCCATTGTGCCGCAGGAAGTAATGCTTTTCGGCGGAACAATTTATGAGAACATTGCTTACGGCAAACCCAACGCCACGCGAGAAGAAATTTACGATGCCGCCCGACGTGCGCACGCCAGGGAATTCATTGAGACATTCCCGGAAAAGTTTGACACCGTGGTTGGCGAACGCGGCATTAAGCTTTCCGGCGGCCAGCGCCAGCGCATTGCCATTGCCCGCGCCATTCTGAAAGATCCCAAGATCCTGATCCTCGACGAAGCAACGAGTTCGCTCGATGCAGAATCAGAAAAGCTGGTGCAGATTGCATTGGATGAATTGATGAAAAACCGCACTACGATCGTCATAGCGCACCGTTTGGCCACGATCCGAAAAGTGGATATGATCTATGTGATCCGGGAAGGGCGCATTGCGGAATCGGGCACGCATCAGCAATTAACGCTTATGGACAATGGTTTGTACGCAAATCTGATCAAATTGCAGTTTGAAACCGCAGAAAGCAATTGA